The Candidatus Delongbacteria bacterium genome has a window encoding:
- the secF gene encoding protein translocase subunit SecF → MMEFFQTPNINFVDQRRIWIVFSSVLFVASVLMTTFKGFNKNIDFTGGTEIQYRFNTQVTEGQLRSALESAGIAAEVTTLKSANAANPDWQLKIQGEPEGVKEKVQSTIRAAFPAAGDSILAAHTIGARVGKELKWGAIWSTIWVAILLIIYVTVRFEFIYSIGAIIATLHDVFVVLLVFSVFGLEFNLAVLAAILTLVGYSINDTIVVYDRIREQVKKQRGVPYKHVVNDAINQTLSRTILTGTTTIASVIILIIFGGATLQTMAIALLVGLLTGTYSSIFIAAPIIIEWHEKRTAKLALSK, encoded by the coding sequence ATGATGGAGTTCTTCCAAACCCCGAACATCAACTTCGTCGACCAGCGCCGGATCTGGATCGTCTTCTCGTCGGTCCTGTTCGTCGCCAGCGTGCTGATGACGACCTTCAAGGGCTTCAACAAGAACATCGACTTCACGGGTGGCACGGAGATCCAGTACCGGTTCAACACGCAGGTGACCGAAGGCCAGCTGCGCAGCGCGCTGGAGTCCGCGGGCATCGCGGCGGAAGTCACCACCCTCAAGTCCGCCAACGCCGCCAATCCGGACTGGCAGCTGAAGATCCAGGGCGAGCCCGAAGGCGTGAAGGAGAAGGTGCAGAGCACCATCCGCGCCGCGTTCCCGGCCGCCGGTGATTCGATCCTGGCCGCCCACACCATCGGCGCCCGCGTGGGCAAGGAGCTCAAGTGGGGGGCCATCTGGTCCACCATCTGGGTGGCCATCCTGCTCATCATCTACGTGACCGTGCGCTTCGAGTTCATCTACTCCATCGGCGCCATCATCGCCACGCTGCACGACGTCTTCGTGGTGCTGCTGGTCTTCTCGGTCTTCGGCCTGGAGTTCAACCTCGCGGTGCTGGCCGCCATCCTGACGCTGGTGGGCTACTCCATCAACGACACCATCGTGGTCTACGACCGCATCCGCGAACAGGTGAAGAAGCAGCGCGGCGTGCCCTACAAGCATGTGGTGAACGACGCCATCAACCAGACCCTGAGCCGCACCATCCTGACGGGTACGACCACCATCGCCTCGGTGATCATCCTGATCATCTTCGGCGGCGCCACGCTGCAGACCATGGCCATCGCCCTGCTGGTGGGCCTCTTGACCGGTACCTATTCCTCGATCTTCATCGCGGCGCCCATCATCATCGAATGGCACGAGAAGCGCACGGCCAAATTGGCGCTGAGCAAGTAG
- the tsaE gene encoding tRNA (adenosine(37)-N6)-threonylcarbamoyltransferase complex ATPase subunit type 1 TsaE — protein sequence MELRPPATGQLGEAQPLADLEATRAAGRQLAAGLRGGELILLEGPLGAGKTSLAQGLAAGLGVAGAVTSPTFALCNRLAGRLELHHYDLYRLESLLRLQQIGFEDSLESGAVVLVEWPALALPLLRGPCLLVRLEHADAGRRLRWGRLEAAQLAAQRFRHPDEGFQD from the coding sequence ATGGAACTGCGCCCGCCCGCGACGGGGCAATTGGGGGAGGCCCAGCCCTTGGCCGACCTGGAGGCCACGCGCGCCGCGGGCCGGCAGCTGGCCGCCGGCCTGCGGGGGGGGGAGCTGATCCTGCTGGAAGGCCCGCTGGGCGCGGGCAAGACCAGCCTGGCCCAGGGTCTGGCCGCCGGGCTGGGCGTGGCGGGCGCGGTCACCAGCCCGACTTTCGCGCTCTGCAACCGGCTGGCCGGACGGCTGGAGCTGCACCACTACGATCTCTACCGGCTGGAGTCCCTGCTGCGCCTGCAGCAGATCGGTTTCGAGGACAGCCTGGAGAGCGGCGCCGTCGTGCTGGTGGAGTGGCCCGCGCTGGCGCTGCCCCTGCTGCGCGGCCCCTGTCTGCTGGTCCGGCTGGAGCACGCGGACGCCGGCCGCCGCCTGCGCTGGGGACGGCTGGAGGCGGCGCAGCTCGCGGCGCAGAGGTTCCGCCATCCCGACGAGGGCTTCCAGGACTGA
- a CDS encoding TerC family protein yields the protein MVGIYTGFIVFVVLMLVLDLGVFHRKAHVVSIKEALGWSAFWISLALSFTVFIYFAYENHWQGLGLIADPVDGLLNTGSLASLKYLTGYLIEESLSMDNLFVIAMILGFFAVPPVQQHRVLFWGILGALVLRGLMIALGATLVAQFHWVLYLFGAFLVFTGIKMLVAKEEETDLEGNLLVRTTRRLFAVTTRFYSHHFVVRAGWPEAAEPDGGGVDPVVSVAAKGALVLTPLALALLVVETADVVFAVDSIPAIFAITADPFLVFTSNIFAILGLRSLFFALAGMLRTFRYLKTSLSLVLILVGVKMLLAHWLRLLLGSHFNLYLLGAVLLILAGGVVASLLARENPEPTARA from the coding sequence ATGGTCGGGATCTACACCGGGTTCATCGTGTTCGTGGTGCTGATGCTGGTGCTGGACCTGGGGGTCTTCCACCGCAAGGCCCACGTGGTCTCCATCAAGGAGGCCCTGGGCTGGTCGGCCTTCTGGATCAGCCTGGCCCTCAGCTTCACGGTCTTCATCTACTTCGCCTACGAGAACCACTGGCAGGGTCTGGGCCTGATCGCGGACCCCGTCGATGGCCTGCTCAACACCGGCTCGCTGGCCAGCCTGAAGTACCTCACCGGCTACCTGATCGAAGAGTCCCTCAGCATGGACAACCTCTTCGTGATCGCCATGATCCTGGGCTTCTTCGCCGTGCCGCCCGTGCAACAGCACCGCGTGCTCTTCTGGGGCATTCTGGGCGCCCTGGTCCTGCGCGGCCTGATGATCGCCCTGGGCGCCACCCTGGTGGCCCAGTTTCATTGGGTCCTCTACCTCTTCGGCGCCTTTCTTGTATTCACCGGAATCAAGATGCTGGTGGCCAAGGAAGAGGAGACCGACTTGGAGGGGAACCTGCTGGTGCGGACCACTCGCCGGCTCTTCGCGGTGACCACGCGCTTCTATTCCCACCACTTCGTCGTCCGGGCCGGCTGGCCCGAAGCGGCGGAACCAGACGGCGGGGGCGTGGATCCGGTGGTGAGCGTGGCGGCCAAGGGCGCCCTGGTGCTCACCCCGCTGGCCCTGGCCCTGCTCGTGGTGGAGACGGCGGACGTGGTGTTCGCCGTGGACTCCATCCCGGCCATTTTCGCCATCACGGCCGATCCTTTCCTGGTCTTCACCAGCAATATCTTCGCCATCCTGGGCCTGCGGAGCCTGTTCTTCGCGCTGGCGGGCATGCTGCGCACCTTCCGCTACCTGAAGACCAGCTTGTCGCTGGTGCTGATCCTGGTAGGCGTGAAGATGTTGCTGGCCCATTGGCTGCGCCTGCTGCTGGGCAGCCACTTCAACCTGTACCTGCTGGGTGCCGTCCTGCTGATCCTGGCCGGCGGCGTGGTGGCCTCCCTGCTGGCGCGCGAGAACCCGGAGCCCACCGCCCGGGCCTGA
- a CDS encoding adenylosuccinate synthase: protein MPVTVLIGAQWGDEGKGKIIDALAPDLQMVVRYQGGPNAGHTVIVGGKRTVLHQVPTGILHPGIACLISPGVLLDPWELLDELAMLQASGVELERLKVSPACHLIMPWHRLLDRAREAALDRQAGPGAAIGTTGRGMGPCAMDKAGRRGVRLGDLLDPARRAACEAGLAAANAELESLGAEPLARAELHVALERATAGLAPYLGDTRPLLHGVLQRGGRVLMEGAQGMMLDLEWGTYPYVTSTHPSAGGACTGGGVPLREVDQVIGICKAYCTRVGNGPFPTEFEPGAFADGFRTAAGEFGATTGRPRRCGWFDAVAMRYACQLNGFTDLVLTKLDVLDGQPEVKAAVAYELDGRRLDGMPEDLRLLERGPCPVWRTFPGWQGSADARRWDELPQAVLDYLAWLEEDLGTRISWVSNGPERSQLLRRDA, encoded by the coding sequence ATGCCTGTCACGGTCCTGATCGGAGCCCAGTGGGGCGACGAGGGCAAGGGCAAGATCATCGACGCCCTGGCGCCCGACCTGCAGATGGTGGTCCGCTACCAGGGCGGCCCCAACGCCGGTCACACGGTGATCGTGGGCGGCAAGCGCACGGTGCTGCATCAGGTGCCCACGGGCATCCTGCACCCGGGCATCGCCTGCCTGATCAGCCCGGGCGTGCTGCTGGATCCCTGGGAACTGCTGGACGAACTGGCCATGCTGCAGGCGAGCGGCGTGGAGCTGGAGCGGCTCAAGGTCTCCCCTGCCTGCCACCTGATCATGCCCTGGCACCGGCTGCTGGACCGGGCGCGGGAAGCGGCGCTGGACCGCCAGGCTGGGCCTGGCGCGGCCATCGGCACGACGGGTCGCGGCATGGGGCCCTGCGCCATGGACAAAGCCGGCCGGCGGGGTGTGCGGCTGGGCGACCTGCTGGATCCCGCCCGCCGCGCCGCCTGCGAAGCCGGGCTGGCGGCGGCCAACGCCGAACTGGAATCCCTGGGAGCCGAGCCCTTGGCCCGGGCCGAGTTGCACGTCGCCCTCGAACGGGCGACCGCCGGGTTGGCGCCCTACCTGGGCGACACCCGGCCCCTGCTGCACGGCGTGTTGCAGCGGGGCGGGCGAGTCCTGATGGAAGGCGCCCAGGGCATGATGCTGGACCTGGAGTGGGGCACCTATCCCTACGTCACCTCCACGCACCCCTCGGCGGGCGGCGCCTGCACGGGCGGCGGCGTGCCGCTGCGGGAAGTGGACCAGGTGATCGGGATCTGCAAGGCCTACTGCACGCGGGTGGGCAACGGACCTTTCCCGACGGAGTTCGAGCCGGGCGCGTTCGCCGACGGCTTCCGCACGGCGGCGGGCGAATTCGGCGCCACCACGGGCCGTCCGCGCCGCTGCGGCTGGTTCGACGCGGTGGCCATGCGCTATGCCTGCCAGCTTAACGGCTTCACCGATCTGGTGCTGACCAAGCTGGACGTGTTGGACGGACAGCCGGAAGTCAAGGCTGCCGTGGCCTACGAGCTGGACGGTCGCCGCCTGGACGGGATGCCCGAGGATCTGCGCCTGCTGGAGCGGGGGCCGTGCCCGGTCTGGCGTACCTTCCCCGGCTGGCAGGGCAGCGCGGACGCGCGCCGCTGGGACGAACTGCCGCAAGCCGTGCTGGACTATCTGGCCTGGCTGGAAGAGGATCTGGGCACACGGATCAGCTGGGTCTCCAACGGGCCGGAGCGCAGCCAGCTCCTGCGCCGGGACGCGTAA
- a CDS encoding [Fe-Fe] hydrogenase large subunit C-terminal domain-containing protein, whose protein sequence is MALAQVPSLAPVVEVDPPRCVNCHACILACPVKHCNDASGDHVTINADLCIGCGACIKACSHEARKLVDDTAVFLRDLAAGVPIVSVVAPAVAAVFPDRYLKFNGWLKSMGVKANFDVSFGAELTVKSYLDHVQKNHPKAVIAQPCPALVSFIEIYHPELLPHLAPADSPMLHTIRMVRQFYPEYARHRVAVMSPCAAKRREFDETGQGDYNVTFKSLIAELERRRQSLDAFQELDYDNPPAERAVLFSTPGGLLKTAERWLPEIGNLTRKIEGPHTVYHYLKGLGSSISRGQAPLLVDCLNCELGCNGGPGTPNVEANQDELEHLVARRAEAMRLRHVKEIVGDESTVHDRVVGLVEQYWQPGLYERHYVDRSRTNTIRRPTVAENAALFQRMEKTTREDELDCGACGYGNCKEMAVAIHNDLNRPENCHLFRQRRIERLLKNAEEMNRISEAAEQLGAAVEEMHSSVSEIARSATLATGQSEQSARVATEASAAMGTLKSSGTSIGELAAAISAIAAQTRLLALNATIEAARAGDMGRGFAVVANEVKELARVTGETTKRITREAQTISADTQRVEELITHIVQMTTAVGQSQSTIAVATQEQEAAVSEMSRQVQAIVHETQSRIQHLGQLDFDAGHKLARAV, encoded by the coding sequence ATGGCGCTTGCACAGGTCCCTTCGCTCGCCCCCGTGGTGGAAGTGGATCCCCCCCGCTGTGTGAATTGCCACGCTTGCATCCTGGCTTGCCCGGTCAAGCACTGCAACGACGCCTCGGGCGACCACGTCACGATCAACGCCGATCTGTGTATCGGCTGCGGAGCCTGCATCAAGGCCTGCTCCCACGAGGCCCGCAAGCTGGTGGACGACACCGCGGTCTTTCTGCGGGACCTTGCGGCCGGCGTGCCCATCGTGTCCGTGGTGGCTCCCGCCGTGGCCGCCGTCTTCCCGGATCGCTACCTGAAGTTCAACGGCTGGCTGAAATCCATGGGCGTGAAGGCCAACTTCGACGTCAGTTTCGGCGCGGAACTCACGGTGAAGTCCTATCTGGACCACGTGCAGAAGAACCACCCCAAAGCCGTGATCGCCCAGCCCTGTCCGGCGCTGGTGAGCTTCATCGAGATCTATCATCCGGAGCTGCTGCCCCACTTGGCGCCGGCGGACAGCCCCATGCTCCACACCATCCGCATGGTGCGGCAGTTCTACCCCGAGTACGCCCGGCATCGGGTGGCCGTCATGAGTCCCTGCGCGGCCAAGCGCCGAGAGTTCGACGAGACCGGCCAGGGCGACTACAACGTCACCTTCAAGAGCCTGATCGCCGAGTTGGAGCGCCGGCGCCAGAGCCTGGACGCCTTCCAGGAACTGGACTACGACAACCCGCCGGCGGAGCGCGCCGTGCTGTTCTCCACGCCGGGCGGGCTGCTCAAGACCGCCGAGCGCTGGCTGCCAGAAATCGGCAACCTGACGCGCAAGATCGAAGGTCCCCACACGGTCTACCACTACTTGAAGGGCCTGGGATCCTCCATCAGCCGCGGCCAGGCGCCCCTGCTCGTGGACTGCCTGAACTGCGAGCTGGGCTGCAACGGCGGACCCGGCACGCCCAACGTCGAAGCCAACCAGGACGAGCTGGAGCATCTAGTGGCTCGCCGGGCGGAGGCAATGCGCCTGCGTCACGTGAAGGAGATCGTGGGCGACGAGAGCACGGTCCATGACCGGGTGGTGGGGCTGGTGGAGCAGTACTGGCAGCCCGGCCTTTACGAGCGGCACTATGTGGACCGCAGCCGGACCAACACCATCCGGCGGCCCACGGTGGCGGAAAACGCCGCCCTGTTCCAACGGATGGAGAAGACGACCCGCGAGGACGAGCTGGACTGCGGCGCCTGCGGCTACGGCAACTGCAAAGAGATGGCCGTGGCCATCCACAACGACCTCAACCGCCCGGAAAACTGCCACCTCTTCCGCCAGCGGCGCATCGAGCGGCTGCTGAAGAACGCCGAGGAGATGAACCGGATCTCGGAGGCGGCCGAGCAATTGGGCGCCGCCGTGGAGGAGATGCACAGTTCCGTCTCGGAGATCGCACGCAGCGCCACCCTCGCCACCGGCCAATCCGAGCAGAGCGCCCGGGTGGCCACGGAGGCCAGCGCGGCCATGGGCACGCTCAAAAGTTCGGGGACCTCCATCGGCGAGCTGGCCGCGGCCATCTCCGCCATTGCCGCCCAGACCCGGCTGCTGGCCCTCAACGCCACCATCGAGGCGGCGCGGGCGGGGGACATGGGGCGCGGTTTCGCCGTGGTGGCCAACGAGGTGAAGGAGTTGGCGCGGGTCACGGGGGAAACCACCAAGCGGATCACCCGGGAGGCCCAGACCATTTCAGCGGACACCCAGCGCGTGGAGGAGCTGATCACCCACATCGTGCAGATGACCACCGCAGTGGGGCAGAGCCAGTCCACCATCGCCGTGGCCACCCAGGAGCAGGAGGCCGCCGTCTCCGAGATGTCCCGCCAGGTGCAGGCCATCGTCCACGAGACCCAGTCGCGCATCCAGCACTTGGGCCAGCTGGACTTCGATGCCGGTCACAAGTTGGCGCGCGCCGTGTAG
- a CDS encoding response regulator — translation MSRRVLWADDEIDLLRPHILILEKQGYEVVGVCSGMDALERVRAESWDLVLLDEMMPGMTGLDALVEIKKHDPGLPCVMVTKSESESLMDQAIGRQIDDYLTKPVNPSQIIAVCKRIMERTQLTGRKLSESYMQGLAQMSRTLSMGAGWAEFQDMHQQLCAWELELDERPDLGFDQTLAAQRKECNREFARLVEREYREWIHQPGGPMMSPAVVKNVVMPLLREQRPVLFCVIDCMRMDHWMVLEKTLREKFRVRREVQFAILPTATPYARNAIFAGMYPLDIAKAHPEMWERNMDDEGNTNRHERQFLDHQLKLNGLEFKPAHKYIKVIDLAEANDTLKKVENLFNHQFVSMVWNFVDILAHSRNQNDIVREMVPDEAAYRSVVSAWFRHSALNQILEAFREKGYTIVITSDHGSVRVQRGARIFSDREATRGLRWKLGRNMRLEEDRTGIFLDKPETWRLPHGKPSETMAFAVEDYMFLYGNNYNHYLGQFKDSFQHGGLSMEEVILPVAVLEPR, via the coding sequence ATGTCCCGACGTGTGTTGTGGGCGGATGACGAGATCGACCTGCTGCGGCCGCACATCCTCATTCTGGAGAAGCAGGGTTATGAAGTGGTGGGCGTCTGCAGCGGCATGGACGCCCTGGAGCGCGTGCGCGCCGAGAGCTGGGATCTCGTCCTGCTGGACGAGATGATGCCCGGCATGACCGGCCTGGATGCGCTGGTGGAGATCAAGAAACACGATCCCGGCCTGCCCTGCGTGATGGTCACCAAGAGCGAGTCCGAGTCGCTGATGGACCAGGCCATCGGCCGGCAGATCGACGACTACCTCACCAAGCCCGTCAACCCCAGCCAGATCATCGCCGTCTGCAAGCGGATCATGGAGCGCACCCAGCTGACGGGCCGCAAGCTCAGTGAGAGCTACATGCAGGGCCTGGCCCAGATGTCGCGCACCTTGTCCATGGGCGCGGGTTGGGCCGAGTTCCAGGACATGCACCAGCAGCTCTGCGCCTGGGAGCTGGAGCTGGACGAGCGGCCGGACCTGGGTTTCGACCAGACCCTGGCGGCCCAGCGCAAGGAGTGCAACCGCGAGTTCGCGCGGCTGGTGGAGCGCGAGTACCGCGAGTGGATCCACCAGCCCGGCGGCCCGATGATGAGCCCGGCGGTGGTCAAGAACGTGGTGATGCCGCTCCTGCGCGAACAGCGGCCCGTGCTGTTCTGCGTCATCGACTGCATGCGCATGGACCACTGGATGGTGCTGGAAAAAACCCTGCGCGAGAAGTTCCGCGTCCGGCGCGAGGTGCAGTTCGCCATCCTGCCCACCGCCACGCCCTACGCGCGCAACGCCATTTTCGCCGGCATGTACCCGCTGGACATCGCCAAGGCGCACCCCGAGATGTGGGAGCGCAACATGGACGATGAGGGCAACACCAACCGCCATGAGCGCCAGTTTCTGGACCACCAGCTCAAACTCAACGGCCTGGAGTTCAAACCCGCCCACAAGTACATCAAGGTCATCGACCTGGCAGAGGCCAATGACACGCTGAAGAAGGTCGAGAACCTCTTCAACCACCAATTCGTCAGCATGGTCTGGAACTTCGTGGACATCCTGGCCCACAGCCGCAACCAGAACGACATCGTGCGCGAGATGGTCCCCGACGAGGCGGCCTACCGCAGCGTGGTCTCCGCCTGGTTCCGGCACAGTGCGTTGAACCAGATCCTCGAGGCCTTCCGCGAGAAGGGCTACACCATCGTGATCACCAGCGACCACGGCAGCGTGCGCGTGCAGCGCGGGGCGCGGATCTTCAGCGACCGCGAGGCCACCCGCGGCCTGCGCTGGAAGCTGGGGCGCAACATGCGGCTGGAGGAGGATCGCACGGGCATCTTCCTGGACAAGCCCGAGACCTGGCGCCTGCCCCACGGCAAGCCCAGCGAGACCATGGCCTTCGCGGTGGAGGACTACATGTTCCTCTACGGCAACAACTACAACCACTACCTGGGCCAGTTCAAGGACAGCTTCCAGCACGGCGGCCTCTCCATGGAAGAGGTGATCCTGCCCGTCGCGGTGCTGGAGCCCCGCTGA
- the amrB gene encoding AmmeMemoRadiSam system protein B: protein MPEQLSKSLRSPRMAGSWYPGQPDELERLLTSYREELPAMQGRLDAATRWAGLVCPHAGYRYSGRCAARAYAALGDWRPGRVVVVAPSHHEWFPGPSFWSPQPDHPAAGAWRTPLGRLEVDVEFGARLGRRLPGLGFGQAGHRDEHSLELQLPFLQHALGSFRLAPLVMGDQRPEAVRELAAALADCLDELPTLLVASTDLSHFHEVGEAAELDGLFLKKLEQGDEEQLLSALHSGACEACGGGPVAVVLGALRRALGGVQVELLDYRSSADTTGETDSVVGYGAALIRENPHA, encoded by the coding sequence ATGCCAGAGCAACTCTCCAAGTCCCTGCGCTCGCCGCGGATGGCCGGCAGCTGGTATCCCGGCCAGCCCGACGAGTTGGAGCGCCTGCTGACCTCCTACCGCGAGGAATTGCCGGCTATGCAGGGCCGCCTGGACGCCGCGACCCGCTGGGCCGGACTGGTCTGTCCCCACGCTGGCTACCGCTACTCGGGACGCTGCGCGGCCCGGGCCTACGCGGCGCTGGGTGACTGGCGGCCGGGCCGGGTGGTGGTGGTGGCGCCTTCGCACCACGAGTGGTTTCCGGGCCCCTCGTTCTGGAGCCCGCAGCCGGACCACCCGGCGGCCGGAGCCTGGCGCACGCCGCTGGGCCGGCTGGAGGTGGACGTGGAGTTCGGCGCGCGGCTGGGTCGCCGCCTGCCCGGGCTGGGTTTCGGCCAGGCCGGCCACCGCGACGAACACAGCCTGGAGTTGCAGCTGCCCTTCCTGCAGCACGCCCTGGGGTCCTTCCGCCTGGCGCCCCTGGTGATGGGCGACCAGCGCCCGGAGGCCGTGCGCGAGCTGGCCGCGGCCCTGGCGGATTGCCTGGACGAGCTGCCGACCTTGCTGGTGGCCTCCACGGATCTCAGCCACTTCCACGAGGTCGGGGAGGCCGCGGAGCTGGACGGTCTGTTCCTGAAGAAGCTGGAACAGGGGGACGAGGAACAACTGCTGAGCGCGCTGCACAGCGGCGCCTGCGAAGCCTGCGGCGGCGGACCCGTGGCCGTCGTGCTGGGCGCGCTGCGCCGGGCGCTGGGCGGCGTGCAGGTCGAGCTGCTGGACTATCGCAGCAGCGCGGACACGACGGGCGAGACGGACTCCGTGGTGGGCTACGGCGCCGCCCTGATTCGGGAGAACCCCCATGCTTGA
- a CDS encoding Rossmann-like and DUF2520 domain-containing protein produces MLETRPAGRLRIGLLGAGSASRGVLPSLLGTGQVDLAWVADPLHAGERMAGQVVLPDIATPLGVDLLLLAVPESALPELVDNLAARLRQENGRCRAVLQFSASSPLALLEPLRAAGVWAGLLHPMQTFPQDAPPPENISFWALGGDEELRGYLGGLMAHLTDDWIWLEPGQQIPYHLCGVLASNFLPPLLSLCESLWPGEPGQARRALLPIMHQTLANLLRYPPHRAVSGPAARGDLGTVNRHLAWLEEERPDLIPLYSRLTEEILTLRRTAGERDQAIAPAAAPEQEKSL; encoded by the coding sequence ATGCTTGAGACGCGGCCCGCAGGTCGCCTGCGCATCGGACTTCTGGGAGCGGGCTCCGCCAGCCGCGGCGTGCTGCCCTCCCTGCTGGGAACGGGACAAGTGGACCTGGCCTGGGTGGCGGATCCCCTGCACGCCGGCGAGCGCATGGCCGGCCAGGTCGTGCTGCCCGACATCGCCACGCCCCTGGGCGTGGACCTGCTGCTGTTGGCCGTGCCGGAGAGCGCGCTGCCCGAGCTGGTGGACAACCTGGCCGCCCGGCTGCGCCAGGAGAACGGCCGCTGCCGGGCCGTGCTGCAGTTCAGCGCCTCGTCGCCCCTGGCCCTGCTGGAGCCCCTGCGCGCGGCCGGCGTCTGGGCCGGCCTGTTGCATCCCATGCAGACCTTTCCCCAGGACGCCCCGCCGCCGGAGAACATCTCCTTCTGGGCGCTGGGCGGAGACGAGGAGCTGCGCGGCTATCTAGGCGGGCTGATGGCCCACCTGACGGACGACTGGATCTGGCTGGAGCCCGGCCAGCAGATTCCCTACCACCTCTGCGGCGTGCTGGCCTCCAACTTCCTGCCACCCCTGCTCTCGCTCTGCGAGAGCCTCTGGCCGGGGGAGCCGGGCCAGGCCCGCCGGGCCCTGCTGCCCATCATGCACCAGACCCTGGCCAACTTGCTGCGCTACCCGCCCCACCGCGCCGTGAGCGGACCTGCGGCGCGCGGCGACCTGGGCACCGTCAACCGCCACCTCGCCTGGCTGGAAGAGGAGCGGCCGGACCTGATTCCGCTTTACTCCCGCTTGACGGAGGAAATCCTCACCTTGCGGCGGACGGCGGGAGAGCGCGACCAGGCGATCGCCCCCGCCGCGGCGCCCGAGCAGGAGAAGAGCCTCTGA
- a CDS encoding T9SS type A sorting domain-containing protein — protein MKNLLLAGLLLTLGQTALANTATPDRDAQLPAALGTFGPRTGEPVLLIRDFLPWGGDIVPFFTNAGTVVTVITSDMINTVDLSDYCLVAITAGTTGYYGEPYQGNVNAAVPLFNSYVQGGGIMLYLTGTWGGSIQMPGGVSTVTRYDAENFFVAPHYMATGMPFPSFTGNYASHDDLLNLPGNANVITTGSAGQVTAAEWALGSGAVVALTQPTECYIPGGNCYGYYTYFNQFETNAVEYARNLGSCGDPLPVDALLTPTFAVNCLGEVHSLTVLIHDDNNQPIVGRQVSVDVVSGPNVGATSGTQVTDMNGQAFFAYTSTLEGTDVIVASYLDDAGAPALSNPATKVWERCDVGADETPAGFSLAQNTPNPFNPSTTIRFTLPESGAARLLVYSLAGQLVQSLDLGVAARGENQVVIDGSNLASGVYLYTLQSEFGSQTHKMVLLK, from the coding sequence ATGAAGAACTTGCTGCTGGCTGGTCTGCTGCTCACGCTGGGCCAGACTGCCCTGGCCAACACGGCCACGCCTGACCGCGACGCTCAGCTGCCGGCCGCGCTGGGCACCTTCGGCCCGCGCACCGGCGAGCCCGTCCTGCTGATCCGTGACTTCCTGCCCTGGGGCGGGGACATCGTGCCCTTCTTCACCAACGCGGGCACCGTGGTGACGGTCATCACCAGCGACATGATCAACACCGTCGATCTGTCCGACTACTGCCTGGTCGCCATCACCGCCGGCACCACCGGCTACTACGGCGAGCCCTACCAGGGCAACGTCAACGCCGCCGTGCCCCTGTTCAACAGCTACGTCCAGGGCGGCGGCATCATGCTGTACCTGACCGGCACCTGGGGCGGCAGCATCCAGATGCCCGGCGGCGTCAGCACCGTCACGCGCTACGACGCGGAGAACTTCTTCGTCGCGCCCCACTACATGGCCACGGGCATGCCCTTCCCCAGTTTCACGGGCAACTACGCCAGCCATGACGACCTGCTGAACCTGCCCGGCAACGCCAACGTGATCACCACGGGCAGTGCGGGCCAGGTGACGGCGGCGGAGTGGGCCCTGGGTTCCGGCGCCGTGGTGGCCCTGACCCAGCCCACCGAGTGCTACATCCCGGGCGGCAACTGCTACGGCTACTACACCTACTTCAACCAGTTCGAGACGAACGCGGTGGAGTATGCCCGCAACCTGGGCAGCTGCGGCGATCCCCTGCCCGTGGACGCCCTGCTGACCCCGACCTTCGCCGTGAACTGCCTGGGCGAGGTCCACAGCCTGACCGTGCTGATTCATGACGACAACAACCAGCCCATCGTGGGCCGCCAGGTGAGCGTCGACGTGGTGTCCGGTCCCAACGTGGGCGCCACCAGCGGCACCCAGGTGACGGACATGAACGGCCAGGCTTTCTTCGCCTACACCAGCACGCTGGAAGGCACGGACGTGATCGTGGCGAGCTACCTGGACGACGCCGGCGCGCCGGCCCTGTCCAACCCGGCCACCAAGGTCTGGGAGCGTTGCGACGTGGGCGCCGACGAGACGCCGGCCGGCTTCTCCCTGGCGCAGAACACGCCCAACCCCTTCAACCCCAGCACGACCATTCGCTTCACCCTGCCCGAGAGTGGTGCGGCGCGGCTGCTGGTCTACAGTCTGGCGGGCCAGCTGGTGCAGAGCCTGGACCTGGGCGTCGCCGCCCGCGGTGAGAACCAGGTGGTCATCGACGGCTCCAACCTGGCCAGCGGCGTGTACCTCTACACCCTGCAGAGCGAGTTCGGCAGCCAGACCCACAAGATGGTCCTGCTGAAGTAA